A single region of the Gephyromycinifex aptenodytis genome encodes:
- a CDS encoding alanine/glycine:cation symporter family protein produces MLDKVVTRTVELLWSTPMLYLVLLAGLYFSIRMLFPQIRRVGDMVKFLFGGGDSAQGVSSFESFAMALGGRVGVGNIAGVATAIHFGGPGAVFWMWVTAILGSGIAIVESSLAQVYKQDIHGEYRGGPAYYIEYGLRSRWFGIVYALAAVLAFTVTGPSIQAFNIADSANTAFSIDPRITGVVVAALFCAVVLGGMKRIGRVCALVVPFMAVAYILTALVVVGLHANDVPAMFGLIFRSAFGGEAMFGGMLGTVIMWGVKRAVYSSEAGTGSGAQASAAAEVSHPVKQGLAQGFSVYVDTLFVCTMTALMILASNTYNVAAPNGKMLVEHLPGVEPGPAYTQAAFDSVMPGFGAAFIAIAMFFFAFTTLLSFGFYADTNVSYLVRNSRHQHKLVVVFQLVLTASIILGSFRSSDFAWALADIGVGLYTWINLIALIFLAPKAHKVFKDYEAQRKAGKDPVFDPRAVGIDNAPVWDEIAERRRVAGTLDTPIR; encoded by the coding sequence ATGCTCGACAAAGTCGTCACGAGGACCGTGGAACTCCTGTGGAGTACCCCGATGCTCTACCTGGTCCTGCTGGCGGGGCTGTACTTCAGCATCCGCATGCTGTTCCCCCAGATCCGGCGGGTCGGGGACATGGTCAAGTTCCTGTTCGGGGGCGGTGACTCCGCCCAGGGCGTCTCTTCATTCGAGTCGTTCGCGATGGCGCTGGGCGGCCGGGTCGGGGTCGGCAACATCGCTGGTGTCGCCACCGCGATCCACTTCGGTGGACCCGGCGCCGTGTTCTGGATGTGGGTGACGGCGATCCTCGGCTCCGGCATCGCCATCGTGGAGTCATCGTTGGCGCAGGTCTACAAGCAGGACATTCACGGCGAATACCGAGGCGGTCCGGCGTACTACATCGAATACGGGCTTCGCAGCCGCTGGTTCGGCATCGTCTACGCCCTCGCGGCCGTGCTCGCCTTCACGGTGACCGGCCCTTCGATTCAGGCCTTCAACATCGCCGACAGCGCCAACACCGCCTTCTCCATCGACCCCCGCATCACCGGCGTCGTCGTGGCGGCGCTGTTCTGCGCGGTCGTGCTCGGCGGCATGAAGCGCATCGGGCGCGTCTGTGCCCTCGTCGTGCCGTTCATGGCCGTGGCCTACATCCTCACCGCGCTGGTGGTCGTAGGTCTGCACGCCAATGACGTCCCGGCGATGTTCGGGTTGATCTTCCGCAGCGCCTTCGGCGGCGAAGCGATGTTCGGAGGCATGCTCGGCACCGTCATCATGTGGGGCGTCAAGCGCGCCGTCTACTCCTCTGAGGCCGGTACCGGCTCTGGGGCTCAGGCCTCCGCTGCCGCCGAGGTCTCCCACCCGGTCAAGCAGGGTCTGGCGCAGGGCTTCTCGGTTTACGTCGACACCCTGTTCGTGTGCACGATGACCGCGCTGATGATCCTGGCCAGCAACACCTACAACGTGGCGGCCCCCAACGGCAAGATGCTCGTGGAGCACCTGCCCGGGGTGGAGCCCGGCCCGGCCTACACCCAGGCAGCCTTCGACAGCGTGATGCCCGGCTTCGGCGCCGCTTTCATCGCCATCGCGATGTTCTTCTTCGCCTTCACCACGCTGCTCTCGTTCGGCTTCTACGCCGACACCAACGTCTCCTACCTGGTGCGAAACAGCCGCCACCAGCACAAATTGGTCGTTGTGTTCCAGCTTGTGCTCACGGCCTCGATCATCCTGGGTTCGTTCCGTAGCTCCGACTTCGCCTGGGCGCTGGCCGACATCGGCGTCGGCCTCTACACCTGGATCAACCTCATCGCGCTGATCTTCCTGGCGCCCAAGGCCCACAAGGTGTTCAAGGATTACGAAGCGCAGCGCAAGGCCGGTAAGGACCCGGTCTTCGACCCGCGTGCCGTCGGCATCGACAACGCCCCGGTC